CGGCTACGAAAGAGTAGCTCAAAGTCGAGATCATTCTGGTTTCTGTCAATCCATCTGATTGGAAACACATTAACCGACGAACTGACTTATATCGAAATAAAATGCTTTGTCTCagtttataaaatataaataaaaagcttAAACCTTTTCTATACCATATATCTATCCGCAATCACTGCAATCCCTGTATTCCACTGCATACTCGTAATCCCAGCTTGCTATATTTGCGCCTCTCCGCTTCTTAGCCGCATTAGCCCCTGATTGCCCACCTGCTACCCTTTCCACTCCGCTGCGGCCGCACTGCCTATTAACCCGCTTCATCCCGCTCACAAATCCGCACTGGTCCTCCACCTCATGTTTCGCACCTCCTGATGAAAGCTCACGAAGTCGCAGAACCCAAATCAGGCGCGTCGACGATGCCAACTCCGAGCCAGGTCCGCTTGTCCCGACGAGTGTGCCACTCATGTCAGTCTCGCAAGAGACGTTGTGGCAAAGAATTGCCTGAATGCTCCCTATGTGTCCGGTAAGGAGGTACCATACCCTCCCTGAAGCTTCATTGATCTGCTTTACTCACTGCTATTAGCATGGAGCGGAAATGCGACTATGGGAATCGTGCATCGGTCTCGAAAACCCAGGACGCCACTTCCCTAGAGCCCGTCACCAACAACTTTCCAGCGTCTTATTTCCTAGACCCGCTCCTGTTCAGCCATTACAACGTGGCACTTCGACTGCCCAATCTCCCAATCCCTCAAGAATTCCTAGATGTGACTGGGAATGCCGCATTGGTCCGCAAATTTGCCGCTCGGTACTTTGTGACCATCCATGAATGGTTTCCCATATTATGCCGCCCAAAGTTCTATGGGAATCTCATGCATCAGTCAACACATCAGGAATCAGATCTCGTGCTGCTTTTAGTATGTATGAGGTTATTGTGCGAGCCACCCGAATCGAAAGGATATGCACGAAGTCCCACATATTGCCGAATCAAACAATACTTTGCCGAGTTGGAGTCTGCTGGGGCTCTGACTGTTATAATCCTTCAGGCGCAGCTTCTTGTTGCCGTATATGAACTGGCTCATGCGATATATCCTGCTGGACATTTGACGGTTGGGGCTTGTGCTAGGTATGGACTTGCTCTCGGCCTCGATAAAGAAGGATCACTGTGGGAGCATAGTCCGAGTAGGTGGATTGATATTGAAGAAAGGCATCGGGCCTGGTGGGCAATCCTGTGGCTTGACCGGTAAGTAGTGACTCCCATCCGTGGCACATATTTCCCTAGATTACTTCTCATACGATTACTTACGTTGGTGAGTTATTCAGTCACTTAAACATCAGTTTTCCTAACCGCGGGCTCTGTACAGAAGAGCCCGCGGAGGATTGGTATTTGCCTGTCCCAGACAAAAATTGGAACGATGGAGTGAGTGCAAAGCGTCTGGTTGCTCAGTCGTGTATACTTATAAATCGCCCAGGAGTTCCCAGCCAACCCTCCACACAGACTGTCTGCTGGACTACAAGTAGAAATGGGAAAGTTTGCTCGCACAGCTCAAACTACACACCTTCTTGGTCGAGTTTTACGTCACGTATCAGACACAGAGATGGATACTCAATTCTCTCGCGAGGAGAGAAGGTCTTTAGAGCGTGCCTTACAGTCTTTATTGTCCCTGATTAttaatgaagaagaaatcagtACATCTCACTATTGCTCCCCAATTGCGTTATCTACGAGGTAATTCAATGCTGTTCCAACCAATGTACGGCTAAAACTAAAAGAGACACCTTAGCGCCTTGTTTGttctccattctcatcctGAAGCTGATGCTCTCGGTGCGGAGAGCAGAGCCCGGTCCCTGGCGGCCATGGAAGCTCTTTCCCGCGTCACGGTGTCGTTTGCTCATAAAATTATTACAAGAGTCAAATTCGAGTCGGATAAAGCTTCACCACTGTTGTTAGATACCATGTATCGCTCGGCGGCCGTTTTCATCACTCTCCAACAGACCCATGTTTGTGATGAGTTCAGAGACTGCGAACAGGTTTTAACAAAAGCCATGGAGAAACTAGGGGTGGATTGGATGGTTTCTGGTATGTAGACACCTCTTGTATGTGATAATATCTGACTTACGGGGGTTCAAGGTGTTTATCTTGAGTTACTGGAGGCCAGGAGATTGGCTACTGTGCAGCTGGAAATTTCAACTTAGAATATGCCTCCAGATGCAACATGGTGTCAACTATCTGTATAGAAACGAATGAGGGAATAAGAAGTAATATCAGTATCAACCTCCATAATTGCACAGGAAATCTTGTGGATATCTCACGtttcttcttggtgatgcAGTATCCTTTATGCAACAAAGTTACCAATTAGTATATACTCGTTTAGACTATACTTCAGAGAATTATCTTAAAGTTATTTAACTAACTAACACAATACTACCTAGCCAAACATACTTGGCATCTTGTACTTTTCTTTCACCCAGCCATTCCATATTCGCACACACATGACAGGTCGCCCCGCCATTGTGTGCCAAGTCACGGTCACCCTTGGCCGACGGCCGCCGCGAGCGGTCATTCTCGGTCATCAGTGGGATATTAGGTATAACGGGAGATTGCCGGTTCACAATACGAAGATACAATGAGAAACCACTCTTATTGGAGTTACCGAGTAGCGGTTACTAGTTTATAAGCATGCCTAGCATCAACCGTGACTTTGGGGTTGACGCAGCTCCCCTTTCCGCTGGTATATTGCCCCAAGAAACAGGCAGGCGGATGACACTATAgaacgaaaagaaagaagtGGAAAGTGCTATAGATCTCAAGAACTGCTATAGTAGTCCAGATATGTGTACCTGTGCAATCGCGATGCGGATGAGGAAAATGCTGATGCTAAGTCTGAGCGCCATATTCGAGAGCACGTATACAGGTTCCCATGCCCACCACCATTTAAGCCAACGGGATTTCTTTCTGGGGAAGGTTTCATAAGAATCTATGTCTTATTATTGTATTATCCTTGTGGCTGTAACCCGCATACCTCCCCACACCGGAACTTCCCGCATCCCGCAGATACGCTATCTTACCTTGTCCTGCATATTTCTCCAGGATATTGATTTGAATTATATATGGGTCCATTGGTATCCCCTTGGCCAGTGCGGCCGCATACCTCCGCACACCTCCGCACACCACAGTCTCCCGCGATCCCGCGGATCCGCTATCTGACCTTGTCCCGCACATTTCTCGCAGTTGGTTCCTAAGATATTGATTTGAGTTATATAAGGGCCGATTGGTATCCCCTTGACCAGGGGAAATAGAACTACCTATGCAAGATGTGTTTGTATTTATTTAGGCTACTTGATGAAGACTAGTTGTTTGTTTAGAGTACCGAATGTGGAGGTTACATTTAGAATCAGGAGGGTCAGTAAAGCTGCAATTGCCAGTTCAGAGTAAGGGTAAGTCCCAGTCTTTGAAAATAATTGTTATATTACAGAATTAAGCTATACGATGTAAAAAATACTTTCATTAGAAATAATGTATACATGCTGTGTATAGTACTTGTTGCTAAATTAAACGAACTTTGTCCCAATAGTGGGATAATAGGaatttatattaactttagtttttatatgCACTTCTTTACTATGTACCATTTACTCTATAGTTGGAAAAAATATCTCTAGTTGAGACAAAATCAATCTTTCTATAAGTTCTGGCCTATAACCTAGTTGTCCGATCCAAATTGATCTAACTTTTTCCATCCTTGAAGGATTTGTCATAATGTTGGATTAAATTAGGTCTAGATCGTAATATTCGAAAGTCTAGTCTTACATACTTTGTAATAACTCGGGATGATCCGTTCAGTTCTGCAGGAAGTTCAATTAGTGCTCCGAGTGGCTCGGCTCGCGGGCTAACCCGTGTCACTGGGCGGGTGATTTTTATCCGTAGGGGACAAAATGTTAGAAATTCAGAGAGTGGGCTTTTGATACTTTACATGTATACCTAATAGTGATTATAGAATGTATCACagaaatgagaagaaaatcATCATGATCCTAGTGAAGCATTGATAAGCTACAATGAGATTAGAAAGCAAGTTGCCAGGGTTAGAGTGTGAGATCCGGCCCTCAAGTCTATGACCTCTGTGTGATTCATGAGATACTCGAAATATATAAAGGCAGGATAATCTTCCCCGTTACTGGAACGTAGATGATTTGaacggcatcatcaaacagAGAGATCGGAGTTATTGAGAGTTCTCGTTGAGGTTATCCTTTATAACTCAGTTCTGCGGCATTTCTGTCTATAATGGCATCTCCTGGTTTTACCAAAGCTGCCGTGCTTACTTTGTAAGTTGTACTGGCTTTAAGATGATAAACAGTGGAATATAAACGACTAATATATCTCCAGAGCATTGTGTGGTCTTTCAAACGGACTTCCACAAAGTTCCTCCAACAATGAGTTCCATAAACGTGATCCAGACCCTATAGCCCTTCCAACCTACGATTATGTAGTTGTTGGCTCTGGGCCTGGAGGCGGTCCCGTTGCTGCCAGATTGGCTCTCGCTGGATACAAGGTTCTACTGATGGATGCCGGTGACGATGAAGGCAACATGCTCGTTCAAGAAATCCCCTTACTCAGTCTTCAGTCTACGGAGACTCCGTCACAGGAGTGGGATTACTTTGTACAGCATTACGACAATCAGACACTTGAGGAAACAGATTCCAAATTTACCTGGGAACTGCCCGATGGATCCAGATTTGTGGGCGGTGACCCGCCAGCTGGAGCAAAACCCCTCGGAATATTGTACCCACGTGCTGGAACCCTTGGCGGCTGTGCAGGGCATAATGTCATGATAACAACTACACCTCAAGACAGTGATTGGGAGACTGTTGCATCGATAACAGGTGACAACTCATGGAATCCTGATTCGATGAGACAATATTGGGAACGTGTGGAAGATAGCCTCTATCTCCCAAACGGTACTTCTGGACATGGATTTAACGGCTGGCTCGAAACAAGCCTTGCGCAACTGGATCTCTTCCTTGGAGATAGCAGGATTATGAATATTGTCCGAGCAGCTGCTACAGTTGTTGGAAATGAAATAAGCAGCATGTCTACCGCTTACCAACAATGGTTGACTGGCGATATCAATAGCGATTCTTCCACTCGAGACTTCACTGAAGGCCTATTCCGAGTTCCAGAGGCTGTCAAGCAGCCCAGTTGGGATAGAGCTGGACCACGAGACTTTATCCTCCAGGTTGCAAATGCTGTTAACTCGGATGGATCTCGAAAATATCATCTTGATGTTCGCCTAGAGTCTTTGGTTACCAAAATCCGTTTCGACCAGAACGGGCCTGTACCTAAAGCCATAGGAGTCGACTTCCTAGCTGGTCAAAGTCTGTACAGCGCTGATCCACGGTTTTCTGCTGCTAAAGCTCCAACTGGGAAGGGAAGCGTCAATGTCACCCGTGAAGTGATTATCTCTGCCGGCACCTTCAACACACCTCAGCTTCTCAAACTTAGTGGGGTTGGACCTGCTGCAGAGTTGAAATCATTTGATATCCCAGTTGTTGTCGACCTACCAGGCGTGGGAACTGGTATGAGCGACCGTTATGAGGTAACCGTTGTGCAAGAATCGACGCAAAATTTTACAGTGTTTAACGGTTGTACTTTACTCCAAACTCCGGATGACCCATGTCTTCTGCAGTGGGAGAACAACCACACTTCTCCAGGCATTTATTCAAGCAATGGAATTGTTTTCGGAATTCCTATGAAATCATCAGTTGCATCCCCGGATACAGCTGATCTTCTGATGGCTGGACTCCCAGCAAATTTCCGCGGTTATTTCCCTGGGTATTCCAAGATAGCTTTTGC
Above is a genomic segment from Trichoderma breve strain T069 chromosome 6, whole genome shotgun sequence containing:
- a CDS encoding GMC oxidoreductase domain-containing protein, encoding MASPGFTKAAVLTLALCGLSNGLPQSSSNNEFHKRDPDPIALPTYDYVVVGSGPGGGPVAARLALAGYKVLLMDAGDDEGNMLVQEIPLLSLQSTETPSQEWDYFVQHYDNQTLEETDSKFTWELPDGSRFVGGDPPAGAKPLGILYPRAGTLGGCAGHNVMITTTPQDSDWETVASITGDNSWNPDSMRQYWERVEDSLYLPNGTSGHGFNGWLETSLAQLDLFLGDSRIMNIVRAAATVVGNEISSMSTAYQQWLTGDINSDSSTRDFTEGLFRVPEAVKQPSWDRAGPRDFILQVANAVNSDGSRKYHLDNGPVPKAIGVDFLAGQTPTGKGSVNVTREVIISAGTFNTPQLLKLSGVGPAAELKSFDIPVVVDLPGVGTGMSDRYEVTVVQESTQNFTVFNGCTLLQTPDDPCLLQWENNHTSPGIYSSNGIVFGIPMKSSVASPDTADLLMAGLPANFRGYFPGYSKIAFADAQHFAILVLKAHNRNYAGTNGGDEDVQAVYDGVKLIREIYGNLSLVDNTGTEVTPGPDVQTEEEIKDFIRREAWGHHACCTARIGADNDSTAVLDSEFRVRGTTGLRVVDASVFPEIPGYFIVSAVYMISEKAADVIIADAKASS